The proteins below are encoded in one region of Metabacillus dongyingensis:
- the glnA gene encoding type I glutamate--ammonia ligase: MAKYTKEDIVRLVQEENVKYIRLQFTDILGTIKNVEIPVSQLEKALDNKCMFDGSSIEGFVRIEESDMYLFPDIDTFVIFPWTSEKGKVARFICDIYSPDGTPFDGDPRNNLRRMLKEMEDLGFTDFNLGPEPEFFLFKLDEKGQPTLELNDHGGYFDLAPTDLGENCRRDIVLELEEMGFEIEASHHEVAPGQHEIDFKYAGAVKACDDIQTFKLVVKTIARKHGLHATFMPKPLFGVNGSGMHMNLSLFTDGVNAFYDKNSDLELSDTAKHFIAGIIKHAPNFTAVTNPTVNSYKRLVPGYEAPCYVAWSAQNRSPLIRIPASRGLSTRVEVRSVDPSANPYLAMSVLLAAGLDGIKNKLAAPKPIDRNIYVMTKEERVENGIVDLPATLAQALDLLKTDEVIINALGEHLFEHFMEAKEIEWDMFRTQVHPWEREQYMSQY, encoded by the coding sequence ATGGCTAAGTATACGAAAGAAGATATTGTACGATTGGTGCAAGAAGAAAACGTAAAATATATCCGTTTGCAGTTTACGGACATCCTGGGAACAATTAAAAACGTTGAGATTCCAGTAAGTCAGCTTGAAAAAGCATTAGACAACAAATGTATGTTTGATGGATCTTCAATTGAAGGCTTTGTCCGCATTGAGGAGTCTGATATGTATCTTTTCCCTGATATCGATACATTCGTTATCTTCCCATGGACTTCTGAAAAAGGAAAAGTAGCACGTTTTATCTGTGATATTTACAGCCCGGATGGAACTCCATTTGACGGGGACCCTCGTAACAATTTAAGACGTATGCTGAAAGAAATGGAAGACTTAGGATTCACAGATTTCAATCTTGGACCTGAGCCGGAATTTTTCTTATTCAAACTTGATGAAAAAGGCCAACCTACTCTTGAATTAAACGACCATGGCGGCTACTTTGATTTAGCTCCAACGGATCTTGGCGAAAACTGCCGCCGCGATATCGTGCTTGAGCTTGAGGAAATGGGCTTTGAAATTGAAGCTTCCCACCATGAGGTAGCACCAGGACAGCATGAAATTGACTTCAAATATGCTGGTGCAGTTAAAGCTTGTGACGATATCCAAACGTTTAAACTTGTTGTTAAAACAATTGCACGCAAACATGGTCTGCATGCTACATTCATGCCAAAACCATTATTTGGTGTTAACGGATCTGGAATGCACATGAACTTATCACTATTCACAGACGGCGTAAATGCTTTTTATGACAAAAACAGCGACCTTGAATTAAGCGACACAGCTAAACATTTCATCGCTGGAATCATTAAGCATGCACCAAACTTTACAGCTGTTACGAACCCGACAGTTAACTCTTACAAACGTTTAGTTCCGGGCTACGAGGCACCTTGCTATGTTGCTTGGTCAGCACAAAACAGAAGTCCGTTAATTCGTATTCCAGCTTCACGCGGTCTAAGCACTCGTGTAGAAGTACGCAGCGTGGACCCTTCTGCTAATCCATACTTAGCAATGTCTGTATTGCTTGCAGCAGGCCTTGACGGAATCAAAAACAAACTTGCAGCTCCAAAACCGATTGACCGCAACATCTATGTGATGACAAAAGAAGAACGTGTAGAGAACGGCATCGTTGATCTTCCTGCTACACTTGCTCAAGCACTAGATCTATTAAAAACGGATGAAGTTATCATCAATGCCCTTGGCGAGCATTTGTTCGAGCACTTCATGGAAGCGAAAGAAATTGAATGGGATATGTTCCGTACTCAAGTTCACCCTTGGGAAAGAGAACAGTATATGTCTCAATATTAA
- a CDS encoding MarR family winged helix-turn-helix transcriptional regulator, protein MGSLIWLRLIRFTSHSNQLSNNFLKRFDLTTAQFDVLMQIHVYQPLTQIELAEKVTVTQGGISRMLARLEKEGYIVRKQDWKTKTISLAILEESMPAQLAFQSSFFDDVLNEEETKTLYTLMTRVHKHSQKKTYHLSNFFYTIT, encoded by the coding sequence ATGGGGTCGTTAATCTGGTTACGTTTAATACGTTTTACGAGCCACAGTAACCAGCTGTCGAATAATTTTTTAAAGCGCTTTGATTTAACAACCGCACAATTTGATGTGCTCATGCAAATTCATGTCTATCAACCACTCACTCAAATTGAGTTAGCTGAAAAAGTAACGGTCACGCAAGGTGGTATTTCCCGTATGCTTGCACGACTTGAAAAAGAAGGCTATATTGTGCGTAAGCAAGATTGGAAAACGAAAACGATAAGCCTAGCGATTTTAGAAGAGTCCATGCCAGCTCAACTTGCGTTTCAATCGTCATTTTTTGACGATGTATTAAACGAGGAAGAAACGAAAACATTGTACACACTGATGACACGTGTACATAAACATAGCCAAAAAAAGACTTACCACCTGAGTAATTTTTTTTACACTATAACTTGA
- the hflX gene encoding GTPase HflX, with protein MKENIYSVIEKVILVGCQLPKLDDEAFQYTMSELASLTKTANGEVLMQLSQKRERIHPATYIGKGKVEELIALSEELEPDLIIFNDELSPSQQRNLTAALDIKIIDRTQLILDIFATRAKSREGKLQVELAQLQYLLPRLSGQGINLSRQGGGIGTRGPGETQLETDRRHIRSRIHEIKLQLSAIVSHRNRYRERRKKNQAFQIALVGYTNAGKSTLFNRITDAGTFEEDLLFATLDPMTRKMTLPSGYQALLTDTVGFIQDLPTTLVAAFRSTLEEVKEADLILHVVDSSNDDFQNHEKTVYKLLDELKVTAIPVLTVYNKKDKQSIEFVPSPKAEHVLISAFSESDIGHLKQKIQTVSVEQMETYSIEVPSSEGRLLSIIKTETMVGHFAFNEETNQYEIQGHYLPAHSVAGHIQMYNRKGSSNV; from the coding sequence TTGAAAGAGAACATATATTCTGTAATCGAAAAAGTCATTCTGGTTGGCTGTCAGCTGCCTAAATTAGATGACGAGGCCTTTCAATATACAATGAGTGAGCTCGCTTCATTAACGAAAACGGCAAACGGTGAAGTTCTGATGCAGCTGTCTCAAAAAAGAGAAAGAATACATCCGGCTACATACATAGGAAAAGGCAAAGTGGAGGAGCTGATTGCTCTTTCAGAAGAACTTGAACCGGACTTAATTATATTTAACGATGAGCTTTCCCCAAGCCAGCAGCGTAATTTGACGGCTGCACTTGATATAAAGATAATAGACCGGACGCAATTAATTCTCGATATTTTTGCGACTCGTGCTAAGTCGAGAGAAGGCAAACTTCAAGTTGAGCTTGCGCAGCTTCAATACTTATTGCCGAGACTTAGCGGACAAGGCATAAATCTTTCCCGTCAAGGCGGCGGAATCGGAACAAGAGGACCGGGTGAAACTCAGCTAGAAACCGACAGAAGGCACATTCGAAGCAGAATTCACGAAATTAAACTTCAGCTTTCTGCCATTGTCAGCCACCGTAATCGCTACCGCGAGAGAAGGAAGAAAAATCAGGCATTCCAAATTGCTCTCGTTGGCTATACCAACGCAGGCAAATCCACACTATTTAACAGAATTACAGATGCAGGCACATTTGAAGAGGATTTGCTGTTTGCTACATTAGATCCTATGACCAGAAAGATGACCCTGCCTTCCGGGTATCAAGCCCTGCTTACAGATACGGTTGGATTTATTCAGGATTTGCCGACTACATTAGTTGCAGCATTCCGTTCTACATTAGAAGAAGTAAAAGAAGCAGACCTCATTCTTCATGTTGTTGACAGTTCAAATGATGACTTTCAAAATCATGAAAAAACAGTATACAAACTTCTTGATGAATTGAAGGTTACAGCCATCCCCGTCCTGACTGTGTACAACAAAAAAGATAAGCAGTCAATTGAGTTCGTTCCATCGCCAAAAGCTGAACATGTTTTGATCAGTGCATTCAGCGAGAGTGACATCGGTCATCTTAAACAGAAGATCCAAACTGTTTCAGTCGAGCAAATGGAGACTTACAGCATTGAAGTCCCTTCGAGTGAAGGCAGGCTCCTATCCATTATTAAGACTGAAACGATGGTCGGACATTTTGCATTTAATGAAGAAACAAATCAATACGAAATACAAGGACACTATTTGCCCGCACACTCAGTTGCGGGGCATATACAGATGTACAATAGAAAGGGCAGCAGTAATGTTTAA
- a CDS encoding MerR family transcriptional regulator, translating to MGDTIRRTMPLFPIGIVMQLTELSARQIRYYEENGLIFPARTEGNRRLFSFNDVDTLLEIRSLIEQGVNMAGIKQIFSKKEELPNDEQPKKVEKPDLSDAELRKLLKAELMQAGRFQRSSLRQGDMSRFFH from the coding sequence ATGGGTGATACAATTCGACGCACGATGCCCTTATTCCCGATCGGAATTGTCATGCAGCTGACTGAACTCTCTGCCAGACAAATTCGATATTATGAAGAAAATGGCCTGATTTTCCCTGCTAGAACTGAAGGAAACAGACGATTATTTTCATTTAATGATGTAGACACACTGCTTGAAATTAGAAGCCTTATTGAACAAGGCGTCAATATGGCAGGCATAAAGCAAATCTTTTCTAAGAAAGAAGAATTGCCGAATGATGAACAGCCTAAAAAAGTGGAAAAACCTGATCTATCTGATGCTGAATTGCGAAAATTGCTGAAAGCTGAACTTATGCAGGCGGGGCGTTTTCAAAGATCATCACTCAGACAGGGTGATATGTCGAGATTTTTTCACTAA
- a CDS encoding aminotransferase class I/II-fold pyridoxal phosphate-dependent enzyme → MFKQLKFGEKISQLSNQAEEKIEQIHKKIDERMELNQYRVLKSYREHKVSDSHFIPSTGYGYDDHGRDTLEKIYADVFGGEAGLVRPQIISGTHAISIALFGVLRPFDELLYITGKPYDTLEEIVGIRGSGIGSLSEFKIGYNAVDLKEDGSVDFEAVRAQITDKTKMIGIQRSKGYASRPSYTIAEIKEMIDFVKAIKNDVIVFVDNCYGEFVEELEPCHAGADLMAGSLIKNPGGGLAKTGGYLVGRTELIEACSYRMTSPGIGAEAGASLYSLQEMYQGFFLAPHVVAQALKGAVFTAAILEMAGLNTNPSWDAVRTDLIQSVQFNQADLMVAFCQAIQYASPINSHVTPYPSYMPGYENDVIMAAGTFIQGASIELSADGPLRAPFTAYVQGGLTYSHVKIAICSAIDHLLQKELIHL, encoded by the coding sequence ATGTTTAAACAATTAAAATTTGGTGAGAAAATATCACAGCTATCTAATCAGGCAGAAGAAAAAATAGAACAGATTCATAAAAAGATCGACGAAAGAATGGAACTAAATCAATACCGTGTGCTGAAAAGCTACAGAGAACACAAAGTAAGTGATTCACATTTTATTCCTTCAACAGGTTACGGGTATGATGACCATGGGCGGGATACGCTGGAGAAAATATACGCAGATGTCTTTGGAGGCGAGGCAGGGCTGGTGCGTCCCCAGATCATTTCAGGCACGCATGCAATCTCGATAGCTTTGTTTGGAGTCCTTCGTCCTTTTGACGAGCTCCTGTACATAACCGGAAAGCCATATGATACGCTTGAAGAGATTGTTGGAATTCGGGGGAGCGGAATCGGTTCGCTCAGTGAATTTAAAATCGGTTATAATGCAGTGGATTTAAAAGAAGACGGAAGCGTTGATTTTGAAGCTGTTAGAGCTCAAATCACGGATAAGACAAAAATGATCGGCATTCAGCGTTCTAAAGGTTATGCATCAAGGCCATCCTACACAATTGCTGAAATAAAAGAAATGATCGATTTTGTAAAAGCAATTAAGAACGATGTGATCGTTTTTGTTGATAATTGCTACGGGGAATTTGTGGAGGAGCTTGAACCATGCCATGCAGGTGCGGACTTAATGGCGGGTTCTCTCATTAAAAATCCAGGAGGAGGACTTGCCAAGACAGGCGGATATTTAGTGGGTAGAACGGAATTAATAGAGGCCTGCTCATACAGAATGACATCACCGGGCATTGGAGCAGAAGCAGGAGCTTCATTATATAGTCTTCAGGAGATGTACCAGGGTTTTTTCCTTGCTCCTCATGTAGTCGCACAAGCTCTTAAAGGAGCAGTATTTACTGCGGCGATACTTGAAATGGCAGGACTCAATACAAATCCTTCGTGGGATGCTGTCCGGACTGATCTTATACAATCAGTTCAGTTTAATCAGGCGGATTTAATGGTTGCTTTTTGTCAGGCTATTCAATACGCATCACCAATTAACTCTCATGTTACGCCGTATCCAAGTTATATGCCGGGGTATGAAAATGATGTCATAATGGCTGCAGGTACATTTATACAAGGTGCAAGTATTGAACTGTCAGCTGACGGACCGCTGCGTGCGCCATTTACGGCTTATGTGCAAGGGGGATTAACCTATTCTCACGTAAAAATTGCCATATGCTCAGCTATAGATCATCTGCTTCAAAAAGAACTCATTCATTTATAA
- a CDS encoding LysE family transporter has translation MPLLSFLLYVFVTSFTPGPNNIMAMLFANKYGLKKTIRFCLGVGAGFFVIMLLCSYFNLLLENFIPQIEFIMTTLGAIYMLYLAMKIITGKNNAKDNDGDKNNSFLTGMLLQFINPKGILYGITAISTFILPYHSSNFSLLFYSLFLAFVGFMSTFCWSVFGSIFQTFLSKYRSQFNVIMALLLVYSAISILVE, from the coding sequence ATGCCTTTATTATCGTTTTTGCTATATGTTTTTGTTACAAGTTTTACACCAGGTCCCAATAATATTATGGCAATGTTATTTGCTAACAAATACGGGTTAAAAAAGACAATCAGATTTTGTTTAGGAGTTGGTGCAGGATTCTTTGTAATAATGTTATTGTGTAGCTATTTTAATCTTTTGCTTGAAAATTTCATTCCACAAATTGAATTTATAATGACTACCCTAGGTGCAATCTATATGTTGTATCTGGCCATGAAAATTATTACCGGTAAAAATAATGCTAAAGACAATGATGGGGACAAGAATAACAGTTTTTTAACAGGTATGCTTTTACAATTCATAAATCCGAAAGGTATTTTATATGGCATAACTGCAATTTCAACCTTCATCCTTCCATATCACAGTTCAAATTTCAGCTTACTATTTTATTCATTATTTCTAGCTTTTGTTGGTTTTATGAGTACTTTCTGTTGGAGTGTGTTTGGTTCAATTTTTCAAACGTTTTTATCAAAGTATAGAAGTCAGTTTAATGTAATTATGGCTTTGTTATTAGTGTATAGTGCAATTTCGATTCTTGTAGAATAA
- a CDS encoding helix-turn-helix domain-containing protein, whose product MEEINLIIAKNLKAFRESKKLSLEKVAELTGVSKTMIGQIERGESSPTITTIWKIANGLKVSFTSLINSPQPDTKVVLRSEIQTLSEDNGKYRVYPYFPFEDDKRFEVYSVEIERGGFLIADSHREGTEEFITVFEGELTVRVNNNEYTVRNGDFIRFKADRPHAYHNSGETLTRLSMILYYPT is encoded by the coding sequence ATGGAGGAAATAAATCTTATCATTGCAAAAAATTTAAAAGCCTTTAGAGAAAGTAAGAAATTAAGTCTTGAAAAGGTTGCAGAATTAACTGGAGTAAGTAAAACGATGATAGGTCAAATTGAAAGGGGGGAATCGAGCCCTACGATTACAACTATTTGGAAAATAGCCAATGGATTAAAAGTTTCTTTTACTTCACTAATAAATAGTCCGCAGCCAGATACAAAAGTTGTTTTAAGAAGTGAAATTCAAACATTATCTGAAGACAACGGAAAATATCGAGTCTATCCCTACTTTCCCTTTGAAGATGATAAACGCTTTGAAGTTTATTCAGTCGAGATAGAAAGAGGTGGTTTCCTAATTGCTGATTCGCACAGAGAAGGAACTGAAGAGTTCATAACTGTTTTTGAAGGGGAACTAACTGTACGTGTAAATAACAATGAATACACCGTAAGAAATGGTGATTTTATCAGATTCAAGGCTGACAGACCTCATGCCTATCATAATTCAGGGGAAACATTAACTCGATTAAGTATGATCTTATATTATCCAACTTAA
- the brnQ gene encoding branched-chain amino acid transport system II carrier protein, with protein MTNKISFSFIVAVGFMLFALFFGAGNLIFPAMLGQSAGTNVWSANAGFVVTGVGLPLLGVIALGISGKSDLQSLASRVHPIFGIIFTVALYLSIGPLFAIPRTGTVSFEIGVKPFISEEYSVIGLIIFTIIFFGITAYFSLKSSKIVDIVGKFLTPFLLLFIAILIIAAFFNPIGQFQAPAENYMNNAFFKGFQEGYLTMDALAAFVFGIIVINAVKEKGASTKKEIMIAVTKAGVIAAALLGIIYTSLSFIGASSVEGLGLLDNGGAVLSGASNHYFGSFGGILLSLIVFGACLTTSIGLITSCSSYFSKVMPSISYNKFVIIFSVFSAGLANFGLNELIAVSVPVLVAIYPLAICLMALTFLHPLFKGKKEVYQGSMLLTLIVALFDGLNAAGITIAPINDLLATVLPLYEVGLGWIVPAIIGGVLGYVFGMVMKSKSPSAQVEKYI; from the coding sequence ATGACTAATAAAATATCATTTTCATTTATAGTTGCAGTTGGTTTTATGCTATTCGCTTTATTCTTTGGCGCAGGAAATTTAATTTTCCCTGCAATGCTTGGTCAATCAGCGGGAACGAATGTGTGGTCGGCTAATGCCGGGTTTGTCGTTACTGGCGTTGGCTTACCTTTACTTGGTGTAATTGCATTAGGAATATCTGGAAAAAGTGATTTACAATCATTAGCAAGCCGGGTACATCCTATTTTCGGTATCATCTTTACTGTTGCTCTTTATTTATCAATAGGACCTTTGTTTGCAATCCCAAGAACAGGTACTGTTTCATTTGAGATCGGGGTTAAGCCTTTTATTTCTGAAGAATACAGTGTTATTGGTTTAATAATCTTTACTATTATCTTTTTTGGAATTACAGCCTATTTTTCATTAAAGTCATCTAAGATTGTTGATATTGTTGGAAAATTCTTAACTCCATTTTTATTACTTTTTATTGCGATTCTTATCATCGCAGCATTTTTTAATCCTATCGGGCAATTTCAAGCGCCTGCTGAAAACTATATGAATAATGCCTTCTTTAAAGGATTCCAAGAGGGATATCTTACAATGGATGCCCTTGCAGCTTTTGTTTTTGGAATTATTGTTATCAATGCGGTAAAAGAAAAGGGTGCCTCTACTAAGAAGGAAATTATGATAGCTGTTACCAAAGCAGGAGTAATTGCAGCGGCACTTCTTGGAATCATTTACACATCTCTTTCCTTTATTGGGGCTTCAAGTGTAGAAGGTCTTGGACTTTTAGATAATGGGGGAGCCGTTCTTTCAGGTGCATCAAATCATTACTTCGGTTCATTTGGCGGGATTCTGCTTAGCTTAATTGTTTTTGGAGCTTGTTTAACAACTAGTATTGGACTTATCACTTCTTGTTCTTCATATTTCTCTAAAGTGATGCCAAGTATTTCTTACAATAAATTCGTGATTATTTTCTCTGTTTTTAGTGCTGGTTTAGCCAACTTCGGCTTAAATGAATTAATTGCTGTCTCTGTTCCAGTTTTAGTAGCCATTTATCCATTAGCTATCTGTTTAATGGCTTTAACATTTTTACATCCATTATTTAAGGGTAAAAAAGAGGTTTATCAAGGAAGTATGTTATTAACTCTAATTGTAGCTTTATTTGACGGATTAAACGCAGCGGGAATTACCATTGCTCCAATCAATGACCTATTAGCCACTGTCCTTCCATTGTATGAAGTAGGTTTAGGTTGGATCGTACCAGCTATTATCGGCGGGGTTTTAGGATATGTATTCGGGATGGTGATGAAAAGCAAATCCCCTTCTGCTCAAGTTGAGAAATATATCTAA
- a CDS encoding GntR family transcriptional regulator codes for MPIPTNFSSPTRVTAKNRAFAQIQEWIIDGTLQPKEKLNDADLAQALGVSRTPIREALQLLNVQGFVEMFPGVGTQVTSVNKEDINKILPPLGVLQALAAELATPVISQESIDSLREINTKFAEAIKKGDFYSALKQDEHFHNIIVENAQNQYITNSISNLQAHVLRLYFHQSIILTNDSIQEHEAILQAFENKNKEKAASLARKNWIRAIDEFYAEQKEK; via the coding sequence ATGCCCATACCTACCAATTTTTCATCCCCTACTCGTGTTACTGCAAAAAATCGTGCATTTGCTCAAATTCAAGAATGGATCATTGATGGCACTCTTCAGCCTAAAGAAAAGCTTAATGATGCTGATCTTGCGCAAGCGTTAGGAGTAAGCAGGACTCCTATTCGGGAAGCACTGCAATTACTGAATGTTCAAGGATTTGTTGAAATGTTTCCAGGGGTTGGAACTCAAGTCACATCTGTTAATAAAGAGGATATTAACAAAATTTTGCCTCCTTTAGGTGTCTTGCAAGCCTTAGCTGCCGAATTGGCAACACCGGTTATAAGTCAGGAATCGATTGATTCATTGCGTGAAATTAATACTAAATTTGCTGAGGCCATTAAAAAAGGCGATTTTTATTCAGCATTAAAGCAAGATGAACACTTTCATAATATCATTGTGGAGAATGCACAGAATCAATATATCACGAATTCAATTTCAAATCTCCAGGCTCATGTTCTTCGCCTGTATTTTCATCAATCAATCATTCTTACAAATGATTCAATACAGGAACATGAAGCTATATTACAGGCCTTTGAAAATAAAAATAAAGAGAAAGCAGCAAGTCTTGCCCGAAAGAATTGGATTCGTGCTATTGATGAGTTTTATGCTGAACAAAAAGAAAAATAA
- the lexA gene encoding transcriptional repressor LexA, with protein sequence MTKLSKRQQDILNFIKLEVQKKGYPPSVREIGEAVGLASSSTVHGHLARLESKGLIRRDPTKPRAIEILEEETSHIPRSNVINVPIIGKVTAGSPITAIENVEEYFPLPDTFAAADDQVFMLEIMGDSMIEAGILDGDMVIVKQQKTANNGDIVVAMTEDDEATVKRFFKEKDFIRLQPENSTMDPIILRNVSILGKVIGVYRNIH encoded by the coding sequence ATGACAAAATTATCAAAAAGACAGCAGGATATCTTAAACTTCATCAAATTAGAAGTTCAGAAAAAAGGTTATCCGCCTTCTGTTCGCGAAATTGGCGAAGCTGTCGGCCTTGCTTCTAGTTCAACTGTCCACGGCCACCTGGCCAGGCTAGAGAGCAAGGGACTAATCAGACGCGATCCAACTAAGCCCAGAGCCATTGAAATTTTAGAAGAAGAGACTTCACATATTCCAAGATCAAATGTTATAAATGTTCCGATTATCGGTAAGGTTACAGCGGGTTCCCCTATAACAGCCATCGAAAATGTTGAGGAATATTTTCCGCTTCCTGATACGTTTGCAGCAGCAGATGATCAAGTATTCATGCTCGAGATTATGGGAGACAGTATGATAGAAGCTGGAATTCTGGACGGGGATATGGTAATTGTTAAACAGCAAAAAACAGCAAATAACGGAGATATCGTAGTTGCCATGACAGAAGATGATGAAGCAACAGTAAAACGTTTCTTTAAAGAAAAAGACTTCATTCGCCTTCAGCCTGAAAATTCAACCATGGATCCTATTATTCTGCGAAATGTTTCAATTTTAGGGAAAGTCATTGGGGTTTACCGGAATATTCATTAA
- a CDS encoding DUF6584 family protein has translation MEKLPVKTIKKIEEDIKKNDLGKARDRLHGLISTYPNELELRRKLGDIYFTLKYPSMAGRYWYLEKNKTPEMIQACIQFEKTMGNDPFLIARALKFKGDNEILKNLELDQVISPVQDKVKEKLQEEPDDSLYDKLFVIGCFSIIILTILFAIIGVYSLFNWL, from the coding sequence ATAGAAAAATTACCAGTTAAGACTATTAAGAAGATTGAAGAGGACATTAAGAAAAATGATTTAGGCAAAGCAAGGGATAGACTACACGGGTTAATTTCAACTTACCCAAATGAGTTAGAGCTCCGCAGAAAGTTGGGGGACATCTATTTCACATTAAAATATCCATCAATGGCAGGTCGCTACTGGTATTTAGAAAAGAATAAAACACCGGAAATGATCCAAGCTTGTATTCAATTTGAAAAAACTATGGGAAATGATCCTTTCCTTATAGCAAGAGCTTTAAAATTTAAAGGTGACAATGAAATTTTAAAAAACCTGGAATTAGATCAGGTAATTTCACCTGTACAAGATAAAGTGAAAGAAAAACTGCAGGAAGAACCTGACGATTCATTGTATGATAAATTATTTGTTATTGGTTGCTTTTCGATAATAATATTAACAATTCTCTTTGCAATAATAGGAGTATACTCACTCTTTAATTGGCTTTGA
- a CDS encoding GNAT family N-acetyltransferase, with product MTGFKNITIIKAGLNELDLVAGLFDQHRVFCKQASAFLEGRAYLKERIERKESVIFLAVDQKSCGDVKPLGFVQLYPTFSTLSMKRVWILNDLFVDPTARRNGIAKQLMLKAKAFVIDTGAKGLRVETATDNKKAQHLYESLGYQKDVRGFHYHYYF from the coding sequence ATGACAGGTTTCAAGAACATAACCATAATAAAAGCAGGCTTAAATGAATTAGATCTAGTGGCCGGACTTTTTGACCAACACCGTGTTTTTTGCAAGCAAGCATCGGCTTTTCTAGAAGGGCGAGCCTACCTTAAAGAAAGAATAGAGCGAAAGGAATCCGTTATCTTCTTAGCGGTTGATCAAAAAAGTTGTGGTGATGTCAAACCTCTTGGATTTGTTCAGCTCTACCCAACCTTTTCAACACTTTCCATGAAGAGGGTTTGGATATTAAATGACTTATTTGTTGATCCAACTGCAAGAAGAAATGGCATAGCTAAACAATTAATGTTGAAGGCGAAAGCATTCGTGATAGACACTGGTGCAAAAGGACTAAGAGTTGAAACAGCTACTGATAACAAAAAAGCCCAACACTTATATGAATCGTTAGGTTACCAAAAAGATGTTCGTGGCTTTCATTACCATTATTATTTTTAG
- a CDS encoding TerC family protein: protein MDSLWLEYAWTLLILIGLEGLLSADNALVLAVIAKHLPENEKRKAINYGIIMAFVFRFIALFAISFIANVWQIQAIGAAYLLYLGLKHVIQARFGKKNEDVHKDDEKEAAGKGFWPTVGKIALADLAFAVDSILAAVALALGLPDSPLGDFGGMDGGQFIVVVLGGIAGLILIKFAATWFVQLLAKRPALETTAYAIVAWVGVKLAVITLAHEDIGVLDHDFPHSPAWTLIFYGVLVGIALIGWFAPEKKSFQINPKGNKKRGQ from the coding sequence ATGGATTCTCTATGGCTAGAGTATGCTTGGACATTGTTAATTCTAATCGGATTAGAAGGATTGTTATCGGCTGACAATGCTCTTGTTCTAGCAGTTATAGCCAAGCATTTACCCGAAAATGAGAAAAGAAAAGCTATAAATTATGGTATCATTATGGCCTTCGTTTTTCGATTTATTGCTCTTTTTGCCATTTCTTTTATCGCAAACGTCTGGCAGATACAGGCTATAGGAGCAGCTTATCTTCTTTACTTAGGCTTAAAGCATGTTATTCAGGCGCGTTTCGGGAAAAAGAATGAGGATGTTCATAAGGACGATGAAAAGGAAGCCGCCGGAAAAGGTTTCTGGCCGACAGTAGGGAAGATTGCGCTGGCTGACCTTGCTTTTGCAGTTGATTCGATATTAGCTGCGGTTGCTCTTGCCCTTGGTCTTCCAGATTCACCGCTCGGCGATTTCGGCGGTATGGATGGAGGGCAGTTTATTGTTGTTGTTCTCGGCGGTATCGCTGGCCTTATCTTGATTAAGTTTGCAGCAACCTGGTTTGTTCAACTTCTTGCAAAACGTCCAGCATTGGAAACAACAGCATATGCCATTGTTGCATGGGTCGGTGTCAAACTTGCTGTCATTACCCTTGCCCATGAGGATATTGGGGTCTTAGATCATGATTTTCCCCACAGTCCAGCTTGGACTCTGATTTTCTATGGAGTATTAGTCGGTATTGCCCTAATTGGTTGGTTTGCACCGGAAAAAAAGTCATTTCAGATAAATCCTAAAGGCAATAAAAAAAGAGGACAGTGA